AACTGTAGCCTGATATATGATGTGGAATGTGGATGTGGGGAGAACCCTGAAGTGATAATCCAAGCTGTAACTCTATGTCTGCTCTCTTTCAATCGTGCACACAATACTCATGCAGTGTCGTGCTCGAATGTGGCCAAAACAACTAACTATGAATACTGGCCCAAGTATGCTGATGGGATGTGATCTAGTGCAGAATAAGCTCTGTGGGCTAAATAGAGAGCATCCAGGCCGCATCTAGATCCAggtcagaaaaaaaaaaaaaaaaaagagtacTCAGTGTTTTTTTACTCGCGCTCTCTCCACTCCTATTGTCTCGCTTACATGAATCCGAGTCCCATCTActgataataaataataatccCAAAATCAGTACAACCGAGCAATCAAGTGGAATTTCGTCTGTTGCTACGCTCAAATATGCTTACTCTATTctaattaatatatattagtAAACGGATCATCGCACTCTGTCAATGCTTTTCTGTACCTTAGTCTTCCGCTAAACCATCAGAGGCGTCTCTATGATTTACTATATTCCACCATCCTCTATCAGTACAGCAACTTTCAATACACTCTCACCCTGTGCTTACTTCTTGCCGTTCTCAGTCCCATGCTTCTTATGGGCATGCTTATGCTTGtgattctttctttttccgcCATCTGTTTGATTGGTTGAATGTTTATGGTGATGTTTGTGGTGCTTGTGATGCTTATGGTgatctttatctttatcttttgaaCTTGCTttaactttcttttcttcatttttttcatcatcttccgTATCGtcattattatcatcattatcttcttcttcttctttatcatcattcctaccttcatcatctttatcatcCTCAATATCATCCAAATCAATTCGATAGTCGTCCTTGCTTATATAATCCTTGACATCTATATCCTCCACCACAAGTTCGGAGggtttttcaatttcttcatccttctcctctttctcctctttctcctccttttcatccttctcatcatcctcttcaatTCCATTTATTTCTATCTCTTCACCTGCCATCAAATTATACAATGCTGCAGCTCTCATCGCATACTTCACATCAACACTATTatcctcatcttttttctcatcagcctccttcttctcatcaGCATCTTTCTTATTCTCATCCTTCTTATCTTCGTCCTTCTTATCCTCATTCTCTTGATCCtcattctctttttcttcttcttcttcttcacccTTTTCCTCCTTATTTTCCCCTTCCTCCTTTAcattctcattcttcttctcctccaaCTCTTTCGCAGCAATCTCTATTTGTAGATTCCACTTTTCTACAACCTCCTTCATCTCCTGTATAAGTCGATCTCGGGACCCTCCCTTCATCGTTGATAAATACGCCTTAAGATAATCATCATACTTCTCAGGAATCTGTCTTATATTTCTCAGAAGCCAGTTCTGTTTCTGCTTTGAAAACTTCCAATGCTCCTTATCCTTGTAAAATGTTCGAAGGTATGCAAGTTGATCTTTTTCAGGAGGTGCAGGCCTCTTATTCTTTGgcaatttcttcctttttggTGCTTTCTTACTCTTTTTAACGCTTTTGGTCTCTATAGTTTGGTCTTTATCTAATTTTTcaagctttctttttttgctctctGTTTCTGTCTTGGTTGCTTCCGACTCTATTGTACTACTACTATCATCTTCTGTTGATATACCCGCCAAATGAACTGGTGCTATAGCTAGAGGATCATCTGCTAAacttctctttattttaagCCCGAGTCTTTTCCATGCCGgctctctttttcctgttGGGGTCTGTAccattttttatatatgTTGAAAATGTGCGCAACGAAGAAAGTTTAGATATTGGCCACTAGTGAATTGCTTACAGATAATAGAAATGACTTTATGATTCGGAGAAGACTAGGACTGACAATTTTTCACAtcttaaagaaaaaaaaaaaaattcccaAATAAAAATCGGTCTCGCACACAATAGAATAATGGAAATTGTGAAATCGAAATCAATGCAAATCATAGTGGAATATATAAGCTCCCACATTTCCTCATCAGCCCAACATCACACTAGTCCCGTTTTCACAACTTTccacttctttttcctttcccttttcccttttcctttttcctttctcttttttttcccctttccTTCTGTATCATTCAATTATGCGCGCTACCGCCACTCccgttgaagaagaataaggTTTCCTTAACTCTTGGTATGTGCCCACGCTAGATCAATTTTGATCCTCCTTTGTTTGAGTCCTGTCAAATACCGAAGGAAGGAGTGGCATGAGCTGCTCTATTTTTCCGATACCATAGTTTTGACAAGGATATAGAAACGGGACGACAGGTTGCATTCTAGAAACCTATAGTAATGTACGGATTCAAATAAATTCTAAAGCGAGATCTCAATTTTTTACAcataaaagcaaaattaaagcaggaaaaagcGAGATCAGTTCCGTCCGAGAGCGTGCAAAACCAATCTCTTGTAATCATCAACACCCTGCTCAAGCATATTGGGGAGAATGTACTCGTTGGCCGAATGTGCAATGGTGATAAGGCCAGGACCATAGAGGTACCTCTTAAAGCCTCTGTTGAGCATGTTAGGCACATCCGTGGAGCATGATAGTGACGTGTGGTTAAAACCTGGAGCATCGTAGTCAACATATGTTGGGTCTGCCCGTTGGGTGGTCTCTGTTTCAATCCTGAtggcatctttttcatgctttgaAATAATCTGGTCAACGACTGCAGCAATTTTGTCAGTAGTACTGGCTGCTCTGATGAGGACTGTGCATGCAGCATATGGAGAAAGTACATTTGCTGCATTGCTGGCGTCAATTTCACCGATGTTGACAGTTGCTTTACCCAAAAGCTTGGATTCAGGGAACTGCGTGGTCAATAAATCATTCATTATACCGATTAGTGCCTTGTTGGCGTCCACACCGAGCTCCGGATAGCCGGAATGGCAGGAGCGGCCATACACCCTGATTTGGAAGTAGTAGATGCCCTTATGTCCGACGGCAAGTCTGTTTCCCGTCGGCTCTCCAAATATTACAGTATCCCAACCAACATGCTCTTTTATGAGTTGCTTATCGGCTGGAACCATACCAAGGCCCCCAATTTCCTCCCCCACGACATATAGGAAGCTGATATCTTCACTCGAgacctttttttctgcaaCAAGCTCCTTTGCAGCAATTATTTGAGATGCAACAGAAGCTTTTGCGTCAGTTGAACCTCGGCCGTGTATCCTGAGCCTGTTTTCCGCGTCTCTCTCAAGTGAGTAGTTAAAGTATGGAGGAACGGTATCAATGTGGCTTGTCAAAAGCACAGATGCATTCTTGTCTTCACCAAAATACGCATAGACGTTTTTTCCGCCGGCTGGAGAGTCTAAAAGCTCAACATTGAGTCCCTGGTTACTAAGGTATTTAGATAAAAATGCAGTTGCGTTTTCCTCATGGCGACTTAGTGAGGACACCTGAATTAAGTCTTTATGAAGTTGGAAAAGCTCAGGTCTTGAGGCGAACTCCGGGACAGATAAAGCATTGCTTTCATCCAATGAGAATGCCGATTGCTGGTTTATTGGCGTTGCAATCGACACTGCCGCAAAAAAGGCGAGTGCAAACGCAGATGTAAACATGTTTGAGTCTTGAAGATAGCAGAAATATTCGAAAGACTAATATATTTGCGGCGTTGTTAAATTAAGTAAGTGGAACTAGAAAACTATACGCCCGAATATATAAAGCAATGGATAGACTTCTTATATAtttacatatatatttggGTATATTTCCGTTTCTTCGTTTAATTGTACTTTGTGCGAACAATTCAGTAACTGTAACAATGAAACTGTGGCTTCCGGAGTCGGCGCATCGCATCGCAATTGCAGATAGATAGAGAGAGAATGgagaaaaatttcagattgaagggaaaaaaattagagaTTATTCTCAACGGAAACCGGAAAGGAcggatctttttttttttttttttttcattttatattttatgaTTGTGCCTGAAGAATTAGCTGGCTCCACATTGAAATTAGAACCCTGAACAAATCTCTAAGTCGtttgaaatttggaaaatagTTATACTATCAGGTTAGCAGTAGGATCACCTAAACTTTAAGCTACCGTCACTTTTACTATGTACTTCTGCTATACACTTTCACTATCTACTTCCCATCTGTCTTCTCCAAAATATTAGAAATACCAGTCCAAAGTGTTtcaagtcgatcgactgTGCACGCGTCGCTCTATCATGTTAGtgaatttgaaaaactaGGAATTTAACCCAGGCAAGTAGAATTTAAGCCGGGCGCACATCTTGCCTTTAGCCACTCGTTACATTAATATCAAGGACACAGTCACATTCATATAAGGGCAAGCAAACACAAGAAAGCAACTATGCAAGAGGGGGGACGAACAGGTAAGAAAGAGCCGCCATTTACAGCCAGATATGTGTATCGGCTGGATGACTCAGTCTTGAAATCTTTAAAGTTGATGTATTTTGATTCATTAACCCACGAGGAAAGATCTGAACAGGAGTACAAAAGGTCGCTCAACAGCATTGTTTCAAATTACAATGATGGAACGATGAAGGGGAGCTTTGGGCCTCCGAAAATAGTAAAACCTAGGGCAAGATCAAGTACCAAGAAGCACGTCGAGAGTAATAATTTGTCAGATTTGGACAAGTACaatgaaaaaagagcaCGGAATGGGCAGAAACTGTTGACCGAAACCGAATTTGAGGCCAAAATGGACCAGTTGAGCATTTCCGGGTCTGAAACGGAGGATGAGTTGGATACGATCACGGAAGAGGAGAGTTCGAATACCAAAGTGACTGATGAAGCAGATAATAGTCTGGATGAGTCATCGATAAGTTATTTGTTCACAAAATCACCGtttgtgctttttcatTCGGGGCTGCTTCAGGACGGAAAATGCTACGGAGTGTATAAAACAACTTTGGATGCAGAGGAGGGCAAGAGTGATCCCATGAGAAAATTAATGGAACTTAACAGTGAGAAGTTTCAGCAGAAACTGGACAACAGTATTTCGGCCTTGTTTATGATTGGGGGAGGACATTTTGCAGGAGCCATCATCAATCACAAGCCTATTGTTACAAAGGGTAACAAGGGCTCTCCGGAAGAGTTACAGTTGCAATCTGTGAACATTGCTGAGCATAAAACGTTTCATAGGTACACTACCAGAAGGAAACAGGGAGGATCACAGAGTACTTCAGATAATGCAAGAGGAAAGGCAAACAGTGCAGGTTCTACATTGAGAAGATATAACGAGCAAGCTTTGAGGGAAGAAGTCCAGGATTTATTGAAAATCTGGAAACCATTGCTCGATAGGTGCGACAGGATATTTATTAAAGCTAATGGAGTTTATGCTCGGCAATCACTGCTTGGAAAAGGTCCCGAAGCAGTAATAGAAGCCGAAGATCCGAGGGTCAGAATCTTCCCATTTACCACAAAGAGGCCCACGACAAAAGAATTGAGAAGGGCTTGGTGTGAGCTTTCGTATTTGAAAGTGATGGACATTCCGAAAAGTGATAAGAAGGCAGTCgaaatgaagatgaggcaAAGAGAACATCTTGCGAAGTCTAAGGAGCAGaagcaaaggaaaattGACGTTTCCAAAGGCAGTtctgaggatgatgagACCACTAAGCAGTTGATTTCACTCTTGAAGAAGTCGAAGGCCCCCTCTTTGATCGCATATATCCGCAAGAACAAGGTCCCAGTAAACTTTAGGCTTTTGCCAGAGAAAGAGTACGGCAGAAATACACAAACAATGCTACATTATGCTGCTCATTTTGGCTTAAGCCGCATGTGCCAGGTCCTCTTAGTAAATTTGAAGGCAGACCCCACGATTAAGAACGAGAGAGGG
The sequence above is a segment of the Brettanomyces bruxellensis chromosome 6, complete sequence genome. Coding sequences within it:
- a CDS encoding uncharacterized protein (BUSCO:EOG092644DY) codes for the protein MVQTPTGKREPAWKRLGLKIKRSLADDPLAIAPVHLAGISTEDDSSSTIESEATKTETESKKRKLEKLDKDQTIETKSVKKSKKAPKRKKLPKNKRPAPPEKDQLAYLRTFYKDKEHWKFSKQKQNWLLRNIRQIPEKYDDYLKAYLSTMKGGSRDRLIQEMKEVVEKWNLQIEIAAKELEEKKNENVKEEGENKEEKGEEEEEEKENEDQENEDKKDEDKKDENKKDADEKKEADEKKDEDNSVDVKYAMRAAALYNLMAGEEIEINGIEEDDEKDEKEEKEEKEEKDEEIEKPSELVVEDIDVKDYISKDDYRIDLDDIEDDKDDEGRNDDKEEEEDNDDNNDDTEDDEKNEEKKVKASSKDKDKDHHKHHKHHKHHHKHSTNQTDGGKRKNHKHKHAHKKHGTENGKK
- a CDS encoding uncharacterized protein (SECRETED:SignalP(1-17)~MEROPS:MER0026479); amino-acid sequence: MFTSAFALAFFAAVSIATPINQQSAFSLDESNALSVPEFASRPELFQLHKDLIQVSSLSRHEENATAFLSKYLSNQGLNVELLDSPAGGKNVYAYFGEDKNASVLLTSHIDTVPPYFNYSLERDAENRLRIHGRGSTDAKASVASQIIAAKELVAEKKVSSEDISFLYVVGEEIGGLGMVPADKQLIKEHVGWDTVIFGEPTGNRLAVGHKGIYYFQIRVYGRSCHSGYPELGVDANKALIGIMNDLLTTQFPESKLLGKATVNIGEIDASNAANVLSPYAACTVLIRAASTTDKIAAVVDQIISKHEKDAIRIETETTQRADPTYVDYDAPGFNHTSLSCSTDVPNMLNRGFKRYLYGPGLITIAHSANEYILPNMLEQGVDDYKRLVLHALGRN
- a CDS encoding uncharacterized protein (BUSCO:EOG09262BCZ) is translated as MQEGGRTGKKEPPFTARYVYRLDDSVLKSLKLMYFDSLTHEERSEQEYKRSLNSIVSNYNDGTMKGSFGPPKIVKPRARSSTKKHVESNNLSDLDKYNEKRARNGQKLLTETEFEAKMDQLSISGSETEDELDTITEEESSNTKVTDEADNSLDESSISYLFTKSPFVLFHSGLLQDGKCYGVYKTTLDAEEGKSDPMRKLMELNSEKFQQKLDNSISALFMIGGGHFAGAIINHKPIVTKGNKGSPEELQLQSVNIAEHKTFHRYTTRRKQGGSQSTSDNARGKANSAGSTLRRYNEQALREEVQDLLKIWKPLLDRCDRIFIKANGVYARQSLLGKGPEAVIEAEDPRVRIFPFTTKRPTTKELRRAWCELSYLKVMDIPKSDKKAVEMKMRQREHLAKSKEQKQRKIDVSKGSSEDDETTKQLISLLKKSKAPSLIAYIRKNKVPVNFRLLPEKEYGRNTQTMLHYAAHFGLSRMCQVLLVNLKADPTIKNERGYTAYEMSADEKTKYAFEVARNTLGEDYCDWEKAAKVPGSKSREEVEEILKKKEDESREKLRELHEKELETARKQFAESHDKKFGRGKTLGGFKETEQHKLDSLTPQQKMRVMREQRARAIEARMKANK